In a genomic window of Halobiforma lacisalsi AJ5:
- a CDS encoding aminotransferase class I/II-fold pyridoxal phosphate-dependent enzyme produces MEDRGFDLEGRLASLEGDEHRRALSPADRVAERGYFAPPAGGDLPVLESEETLVFGSNNYLGLTDDQRVQNAVRQAAAAVGTGAGASRLRTGDTLLHHDLERQLAETEGTDRVLAFSSRYAATVGTITALEPDVVFADEAIHASLVDGCRLAGAERVTYDHCDPGSLEAALEQRARAAGSDDADGAVEDSWLIVTSTVFGVDGTVAPLSAICDLADEFGAWIAVDKTHATGLYAGGGGVVQAEGLEDRIHVQLGSLSTALASQGGYVAGSDALIECLVRDCRSFAAAYGLAPTAAAAASEALHRARYGSVRERIWENVAHLRDGLETLGLEALGDSQILTVPVGDRSDAVAVADGVRERDVVVPAVEPIRVPDDQWRLRITPMATHEPDDVVACLEAIQAAGEEVGVL; encoded by the coding sequence ATGGAAGACCGCGGGTTCGACCTCGAGGGTCGGCTAGCGTCTCTCGAGGGCGACGAGCACAGGCGGGCACTGTCACCTGCAGACCGGGTGGCGGAACGCGGCTACTTCGCCCCACCGGCCGGCGGTGATCTTCCGGTACTCGAGTCCGAGGAGACGCTCGTGTTCGGATCGAACAACTATCTGGGGCTGACGGACGACCAGCGGGTCCAGAACGCGGTGCGACAGGCTGCTGCGGCCGTCGGCACCGGGGCCGGCGCGAGCCGCCTCCGAACCGGGGACACGTTACTCCACCACGACCTCGAGCGACAACTCGCGGAGACGGAGGGGACCGACCGTGTGCTCGCGTTCTCCTCGCGGTATGCCGCCACGGTCGGAACGATCACGGCCCTCGAGCCGGACGTCGTCTTCGCCGACGAAGCGATCCACGCGAGCCTCGTCGACGGCTGCCGGCTCGCGGGCGCGGAGCGGGTGACCTACGACCACTGCGATCCCGGGAGTCTGGAGGCAGCACTCGAGCAGCGGGCGCGAGCAGCCGGTTCGGACGACGCGGACGGGGCCGTCGAGGACTCGTGGCTGATCGTCACCAGCACCGTCTTCGGCGTCGACGGCACCGTCGCACCGCTGTCGGCGATCTGTGACCTCGCCGACGAGTTCGGTGCCTGGATCGCGGTCGACAAGACTCACGCCACCGGCCTCTACGCCGGCGGCGGCGGGGTCGTTCAGGCTGAGGGCCTCGAGGATCGAATTCACGTCCAGTTGGGGTCGCTCTCGACCGCGCTGGCCAGCCAGGGCGGGTACGTCGCCGGGAGCGACGCCCTGATCGAGTGTCTGGTGCGAGACTGCCGATCGTTCGCCGCCGCGTACGGACTCGCGCCGACGGCGGCCGCGGCTGCGAGCGAGGCACTTCACCGCGCACGCTATGGAAGCGTTCGCGAACGGATCTGGGAAAACGTCGCCCACCTGCGGGATGGCCTCGAGACGCTGGGCCTCGAGGCGCTCGGGGACTCGCAGATCCTCACCGTCCCGGTCGGAGACCGCTCGGACGCGGTCGCGGTCGCCGACGGCGTTCGGGAACGGGACGTCGTCGTTCCGGCGGTCGAGCCGATCCGCGTTCCGGACGATCAGTGGCGGCTCCGGATCACGCCGATGGCGACCCACGAGCCGGACGACGTGGTCGCCTGTCTGGAGGCGATTCAGGCGGCCGGCGAGGAAGTCGGGGTTCTGTAG
- a CDS encoding UbiA family prenyltransferase, producing MTHPTVTHRTRRLIASLERALRGLVHSNLFISLATMSVVVTTVVLAHLPLEPLPLFIVFAATLFVYTVNRFTDLEEDEENVPDRASFTKRYGRYLLVLGIGLYVAAIAVAVVLGLPGAVYLLLPLAVALLYSVGGIKQVFLVKNLFVGFAWGVIPLGVGYYYGQLWTLEILVITGYVTAMITVAAVIFDVKDIEGDREEGIATVPNRLGTAATRRYTQLANVVIAAAVVAIVVGTSLSLEFLALLAMNGYVAGYIPFAHPDRTVLYYGFIVDGEHVFLAVVVVGLEWLVW from the coding sequence GTGACCCATCCGACTGTCACGCACCGAACGCGGCGGTTGATCGCCTCCCTCGAGCGCGCACTCCGCGGACTCGTCCACAGTAACCTCTTCATCTCGCTGGCGACGATGAGCGTCGTCGTTACGACGGTCGTCCTCGCCCACCTCCCGCTCGAGCCGTTGCCGCTGTTTATCGTCTTCGCGGCGACGCTGTTCGTCTACACCGTCAACCGGTTCACCGATCTCGAGGAGGACGAGGAGAACGTTCCCGACCGGGCGTCGTTTACCAAACGCTACGGCCGGTACCTGCTCGTACTCGGCATCGGGCTGTACGTCGCCGCCATCGCCGTCGCAGTGGTCCTGGGGCTGCCGGGAGCCGTCTACCTCCTCCTGCCGCTTGCCGTCGCGCTCCTGTACTCCGTCGGCGGAATCAAGCAGGTCTTCCTGGTGAAGAACCTCTTCGTCGGCTTCGCCTGGGGCGTGATCCCCCTCGGGGTCGGCTACTACTACGGCCAGCTCTGGACCCTCGAGATCCTCGTGATCACGGGATACGTGACCGCGATGATCACCGTCGCCGCGGTGATCTTCGACGTCAAGGACATCGAGGGTGACCGCGAAGAAGGGATCGCGACGGTGCCCAACCGCCTCGGGACCGCGGCGACCAGACGGTACACGCAGCTCGCCAACGTCGTGATCGCGGCCGCCGTCGTCGCCATCGTCGTCGGCACGTCGCTGTCGCTCGAGTTCCTCGCTCTCCTCGCGATGAACGGCTACGTCGCCGGCTACATCCCCTTCGCCCACCCGGACCGGACCGTGCTGTACTACGGGTTCATCGTCGACGGCGAACACGTGTTCCTGGCCGTCGTCGTCGTCGGACTCGAGTGGCTCGTCTGGTGA
- a CDS encoding HalOD1 output domain-containing protein has protein sequence MRQSLEGDADGVCERIVTAVATLEDADPTELPPLFDAVDPDALTAVFSTTESGTTRTGRVEFPYAGYRITVEFDDEPVVTVESE, from the coding sequence ATGAGACAGAGCCTCGAGGGCGATGCCGACGGGGTATGCGAACGGATCGTAACGGCGGTTGCCACGCTTGAGGACGCGGATCCCACCGAGTTACCGCCGCTGTTCGACGCGGTCGATCCCGACGCGCTGACGGCCGTCTTTTCGACGACCGAGTCCGGGACGACCCGGACGGGACGGGTCGAGTTTCCCTACGCGGGCTATCGGATCACCGTCGAGTTCGACGACGAACCGGTCGTGACCGTCGAGAGTGAATAG
- a CDS encoding universal stress protein, whose translation MYDAIFAPTDGSARSEVALEHAIDLATQYDATLHTQYVVESSPAFGNNIDSETEEEIYGSLFDAGDRAVAAVADRAKTADLEVETSVVRGVPHETILEYVDENDVDLVVMATSGRTGSSRELIGSVAERVVRSSPVPVVTVNVDEDDSA comes from the coding sequence ATGTACGACGCGATCTTCGCGCCGACAGACGGTTCCGCGCGATCGGAAGTCGCCCTCGAGCACGCGATCGACCTCGCGACGCAGTACGACGCGACGTTGCACACCCAGTACGTCGTCGAGTCGTCGCCGGCGTTCGGCAACAACATAGACAGCGAAACCGAGGAGGAAATCTACGGGTCGCTGTTCGACGCCGGCGACCGGGCCGTCGCCGCTGTCGCCGACCGGGCGAAGACGGCCGACCTCGAGGTCGAAACGTCAGTCGTCCGTGGCGTTCCCCACGAAACGATCCTCGAGTACGTCGACGAGAACGACGTCGATCTCGTGGTCATGGCAACCTCGGGGCGGACCGGTTCCTCCCGGGAGTTGATCGGGAGCGTCGCGGAACGGGTCGTCCGGTCCTCGCCGGTGCCGGTCGTTACGGTCAACGTGGACGAAGACGACAGCGCCTGA
- a CDS encoding DUF5795 family protein translates to MSQNRVVQGRMVTAEKLAELVEGDSVMEAESIQEADRDCPDCGGDVLKVGYMPSVTEFVTGWKCQDCDWSETDRD, encoded by the coding sequence GTGAGCCAAAATCGCGTCGTTCAGGGACGTATGGTTACGGCCGAAAAACTCGCGGAACTCGTCGAGGGAGACTCTGTCATGGAGGCCGAATCGATCCAGGAAGCCGACAGGGATTGTCCCGACTGCGGCGGCGACGTCCTGAAAGTCGGCTACATGCCCTCCGTCACCGAGTTCGTCACCGGCTGGAAGTGCCAGGACTGCGACTGGAGCGAGACCGACCGGGACTGA
- a CDS encoding fumarylacetoacetate hydrolase family protein yields MKYVRFRDPAGAVRRGEYESGHVHFANESYSLEGDEIDVLPPCAPSKIVCVGRNYADHADEMGSDVPDRPLLFLKPPNALAGHGDTVTTPAGKDRIDHEAELAVVIGEQCRHVPEADAMDVVEGFTCMNDVSNRDDQRQEKNWIRGKAFDGAAPLGPVLATPDEVPEDAAVRSRVNGDLKQDGSREQLIFSIPELIAEITTYLTLEPGDVIATGTPEGVGPLSDGDEVEIEVEGVGTLEHTVRIP; encoded by the coding sequence ATGAAATACGTTCGATTCCGTGATCCGGCCGGCGCCGTCCGGCGCGGCGAGTACGAGAGCGGCCACGTCCACTTCGCGAACGAGAGCTACAGCCTCGAGGGCGACGAGATCGACGTCCTGCCACCCTGTGCTCCCTCGAAGATCGTCTGTGTCGGGCGCAACTACGCGGACCACGCGGACGAGATGGGGTCGGACGTTCCCGACCGACCGCTGCTGTTCCTGAAACCGCCGAACGCCCTCGCCGGCCACGGCGATACCGTCACCACTCCTGCCGGCAAGGACCGCATCGACCACGAGGCGGAACTCGCCGTCGTCATCGGCGAGCAGTGTCGCCACGTCCCCGAGGCCGACGCCATGGACGTCGTCGAGGGCTTTACCTGCATGAACGACGTCTCGAACCGCGACGACCAGCGACAGGAGAAAAACTGGATCCGCGGAAAGGCCTTCGACGGGGCCGCACCGCTCGGGCCAGTACTCGCGACGCCGGACGAGGTACCCGAGGACGCGGCCGTCCGATCGCGGGTCAACGGCGACCTCAAACAGGACGGCTCCCGGGAGCAGTTGATCTTCTCGATCCCCGAACTGATCGCCGAGATCACGACCTACCTCACCCTCGAGCCCGGCGACGTCATCGCGACCGGGACCCCCGAGGGCGTCGGACCGCTCTCCGACGGCGACGAGGTCGAGATCGAGGTCGAGGGCGTCGGGACGCTCGAGCACACGGTTCGAATTCCCTGA
- a CDS encoding CNNM domain-containing protein, translating into MEAVELSVRLLAGALLILANGFFVAIEFALTRVRQYPQSEFDVPGLRRAWEMTQDLEIYLTSCQVGISATSIAVGIVAEPALKSLLAPVFENTVLASIGAGGLVAFVIINLLHLTHGEQTPTYLGVERTKFVARYGATPLYWFAKLLYPVILIGDGVAKWTLRRFGIEMTGAWLETETDRVESRAELRHRLGSLLDRGGLSRERKEEIINAFTVGEIPVSDVMTDRGDIVFLSTAVSLRENLDRIGHSPHTRFPLIGEEPADFRGIVYVPAVIDRLDDLRRGEVGFEAVAAPPMTIREDVTISEAVDRFQENHQELALVYDESGTEVVGLLTATDALEAVMGEIDDPLDLEYGGQEGRTTRESALH; encoded by the coding sequence ATGGAGGCCGTAGAACTGTCGGTCCGGTTGCTCGCGGGGGCCTTGCTCATCCTGGCGAACGGGTTCTTCGTCGCGATCGAGTTCGCGCTCACTCGCGTTCGACAGTACCCCCAGTCCGAGTTCGACGTCCCCGGACTTCGGCGGGCATGGGAGATGACCCAGGACCTCGAGATCTATCTCACGAGCTGTCAGGTCGGGATCTCGGCGACGAGCATCGCCGTCGGCATCGTCGCCGAACCGGCGCTGAAGTCGCTGCTCGCGCCGGTGTTCGAGAACACGGTTCTCGCGTCGATCGGTGCCGGCGGGCTCGTCGCGTTCGTCATCATCAACCTGCTGCACCTGACCCACGGCGAGCAGACGCCGACGTACCTCGGCGTCGAGCGGACGAAGTTCGTCGCCCGGTACGGCGCGACACCGCTGTACTGGTTCGCGAAGCTGCTGTATCCTGTTATCCTGATCGGCGACGGCGTCGCGAAGTGGACGCTCCGACGCTTCGGCATCGAGATGACCGGAGCGTGGCTCGAGACCGAGACCGACCGCGTCGAGTCACGGGCGGAACTTCGCCACCGGTTGGGGTCCTTACTCGACCGTGGCGGCCTCTCCAGGGAGCGCAAGGAGGAGATCATCAACGCCTTCACTGTCGGCGAGATCCCCGTCAGCGACGTGATGACCGACCGCGGGGATATCGTCTTCCTCTCGACGGCTGTCTCCCTCCGGGAGAACCTCGATCGGATCGGACACAGTCCCCACACGCGGTTTCCGCTGATCGGCGAGGAACCGGCCGACTTTCGGGGAATCGTCTACGTCCCCGCCGTTATCGATCGACTCGATGACCTCCGGCGGGGCGAGGTCGGATTCGAAGCGGTCGCCGCCCCGCCGATGACGATCCGGGAGGACGTGACCATCAGCGAAGCGGTCGACCGGTTTCAGGAGAACCATCAGGAACTCGCATTGGTGTACGACGAGTCCGGAACGGAGGTCGTCGGCTTGCTCACCGCGACCGACGCCCTGGAGGCGGTAATGGGCGAAATCGACGATCCCCTCGATCTCGAGTACGGGGGGCAGGAAGGAAGAACGACACGGGAAAGCGCTCTCCACTGA
- the sucD gene encoding succinate--CoA ligase subunit alpha, with protein sequence MSVLVDDDTRVVVQGITGGEGKFHAEQMMEYGTNVVAGAVPGKGGQEAAGVPVYDTVHEAVEEENADTSVIFVPPAFAGDAIFEALDTDLDLAVAITEGIPTQDMAKVNKRLSETDTRLVGPNCPGLITPGEAKLGILPGNIFAEGNVGLVSRSGTLTYQVVDNLTERGLGQSTAIGIGGDPIIGTNFIDALELFENDPETDAIVMCGEIGGEDEEQAAAYIDEHVDTPVAGFIAGRTAPPGKRMGHAGAIVSGSGTGTAESKISALNDAGVPVGDTPEEVADHIEEFLA encoded by the coding sequence ATGAGCGTTCTAGTCGACGACGACACGCGCGTCGTGGTACAGGGTATCACCGGCGGGGAGGGCAAGTTCCACGCCGAACAGATGATGGAGTACGGGACCAACGTCGTGGCCGGCGCGGTTCCCGGCAAGGGCGGCCAGGAGGCCGCCGGCGTCCCCGTCTACGATACGGTCCACGAGGCCGTCGAGGAGGAGAACGCCGACACGTCGGTCATCTTCGTCCCGCCGGCGTTCGCGGGCGACGCCATCTTCGAGGCGCTGGATACGGACCTCGATCTGGCCGTCGCGATCACGGAGGGCATCCCGACCCAGGACATGGCCAAGGTCAACAAGCGCCTCTCCGAGACCGACACACGACTCGTCGGTCCGAACTGTCCCGGTCTCATCACGCCCGGCGAGGCGAAACTGGGCATCCTCCCCGGTAACATCTTCGCCGAGGGGAACGTCGGTCTGGTCTCCCGCTCGGGGACGCTGACTTACCAGGTCGTCGACAACCTCACCGAGCGCGGCCTCGGCCAGAGCACCGCCATCGGCATCGGCGGCGACCCGATCATCGGGACGAACTTCATCGACGCGCTCGAACTGTTCGAGAACGACCCCGAGACCGACGCGATCGTCATGTGCGGCGAGATCGGCGGCGAAGACGAGGAACAGGCCGCCGCGTACATCGACGAACACGTCGACACGCCCGTCGCCGGGTTCATCGCCGGCCGCACGGCCCCGCCGGGCAAGCGCATGGGCCACGCCGGCGCCATCGTCTCCGGCTCCGGCACCGGCACCGCCGAGAGCAAGATTTCGGCGCTGAACGACGCGGGCGTCCCCGTCGGCGACACCCCGGAGGAAGTCGCCGACCACATCGAAGAGTTCCTGGCCTGA
- the tnpA gene encoding IS200/IS605 family transposase, producing MEKYRSHAHSVSSCKYHFVWCPKYRHPVLDVVEDDVRELFGETADHFGHEILALEIADDHVHLFVQTDPKHSSTDIARQFKSYSGKHLLERSPEIRESYFWGGGFWKVGYYVGTTGAVSEEVVERYIEETEHAPE from the coding sequence ATGGAGAAGTACCGCAGTCACGCACATTCGGTTAGTTCCTGCAAGTATCACTTCGTCTGGTGCCCGAAATATCGCCACCCTGTTCTCGATGTAGTGGAGGACGACGTGCGGGAGTTGTTTGGTGAGACTGCCGATCACTTTGGACACGAGATTCTGGCGCTGGAGATCGCGGATGACCACGTTCACCTGTTCGTGCAAACTGACCCGAAGCACAGTTCGACAGACATCGCTCGGCAGTTCAAGTCGTACTCTGGAAAGCACTTACTGGAGCGGTCTCCCGAGATTCGGGAGTCGTATTTCTGGGGAGGTGGGTTCTGGAAGGTTGGGTACTACGTGGGGACGACGGGGGCAGTCTCGGAAGAAGTAGTTGAACGGTATATTGAGGAGACGGAACACGCGCCGGAGTGA
- a CDS encoding SPW repeat domain-containing protein: MTTSDSRSIHRASPTAQRAIGLAAGIGAWTVFSGVLFTGTGWIVPHNLLIGVAIATTAAFAAAFPGGGPLPIPGLVPRLLTGLLGGWLLASAFVFGLSGILFWNNVVVGAVVAVLGIASVVANRNTADVSATAT, translated from the coding sequence ATGACCACGAGCGACTCGCGATCGATCCACAGGGCGTCGCCGACGGCACAGCGCGCAATCGGGCTCGCGGCCGGCATCGGCGCATGGACGGTGTTCTCGGGCGTGTTATTTACCGGCACCGGGTGGATCGTCCCGCACAACCTGCTGATCGGGGTCGCGATCGCGACAACCGCTGCCTTCGCCGCGGCGTTTCCCGGCGGCGGGCCGCTCCCGATCCCCGGCCTCGTCCCGCGGCTCCTGACCGGACTGCTCGGAGGGTGGTTGCTTGCGTCGGCGTTCGTCTTCGGTCTGTCAGGGATTCTGTTCTGGAACAACGTCGTGGTCGGCGCAGTCGTCGCCGTCCTGGGGATCGCGAGCGTCGTCGCGAACCGTAACACGGCGGACGTCTCCGCGACGGCGACCTGA
- a CDS encoding RNA-guided endonuclease InsQ/TnpB family protein: MGEEATKTIQTRLHVASGERSWLRDARLASREIFNQTIRLKQRGYTRTEIQKEVDRDDFLRNNKCAVVGKALQTWDSYQALKDWWENQDDPDGGKPTPPSTGKSGAYPLVMAHTEGYRLTVDDDTNRVQFRISPKPYKKVKGHLRGEPDAIDDLRDAITSDEVDVGQAELLYRDGVYYLHVTVTREFDVPEPNTSDTLVGVDINERNVALTALDRETMQTKGTLVLDYGRVKQERQRYHTITKRCQEHGKASIHWKLGDKEERFTEWVLHRLSRAVVEFAEQFSNPVIVFEDMSGIRDEIKCGTYMNRRLHKLPFHKFETFVSYKATWREIPTDTVNAYYNSKTCSCCGERGDRKGRRFRCPNDECDVVQDHADRNASVNIAWREKAKLDDNESNYRTHKTQPQVRLVRLSGSGRVSRPTSSRSLAEQGVLAHG; the protein is encoded by the coding sequence ATGGGTGAAGAAGCCACGAAGACGATTCAGACGCGCCTTCACGTAGCGTCTGGTGAACGGTCGTGGCTTCGCGACGCCCGCCTCGCTTCACGTGAGATTTTCAACCAAACCATCCGCCTCAAACAACGTGGGTACACCCGGACCGAGATACAAAAAGAAGTTGACCGCGATGACTTCTTGCGAAACAACAAGTGTGCGGTCGTCGGCAAGGCTCTCCAGACGTGGGACTCCTACCAGGCACTCAAAGACTGGTGGGAGAACCAAGACGACCCTGATGGCGGGAAGCCGACGCCACCGAGTACGGGCAAATCTGGCGCGTACCCACTCGTGATGGCTCACACGGAAGGCTATCGCCTCACCGTAGACGACGACACCAATCGTGTCCAGTTCCGCATCAGTCCGAAACCCTACAAGAAGGTGAAGGGCCATCTACGCGGTGAACCGGACGCGATAGACGATCTACGGGACGCTATCACGTCGGACGAGGTAGATGTGGGGCAGGCAGAACTCCTGTACCGCGATGGCGTGTACTACCTACATGTCACGGTCACACGCGAGTTCGACGTGCCCGAACCCAACACCAGCGACACGCTCGTCGGCGTGGACATCAACGAGCGAAACGTCGCGCTCACTGCCCTCGACCGCGAGACGATGCAGACGAAGGGCACGCTCGTCCTCGACTACGGACGAGTCAAACAAGAACGCCAACGCTACCACACCATCACGAAACGCTGTCAGGAACACGGCAAGGCAAGCATCCACTGGAAACTCGGTGACAAAGAAGAACGATTCACCGAATGGGTACTGCATCGGCTTTCCCGTGCTGTCGTGGAGTTCGCGGAGCAGTTCTCGAACCCGGTCATCGTGTTCGAGGACATGAGCGGTATCCGCGACGAAATCAAGTGCGGGACGTATATGAACCGCCGACTGCACAAACTCCCGTTCCACAAGTTCGAGACGTTCGTCTCGTACAAGGCGACGTGGCGGGAGATTCCCACGGACACGGTGAATGCCTACTATAACTCGAAGACGTGTTCGTGTTGTGGTGAGCGTGGTGATCGGAAGGGACGGCGGTTCCGGTGTCCGAACGACGAGTGTGACGTGGTGCAAGATCACGCTGACCGAAATGCGTCGGTGAACATCGCGTGGCGCGAGAAGGCGAAACTCGACGACAACGAATCGAATTACCGGACTCACAAAACCCAACCGCAGGTGAGATTGGTGCGTCTGTCCGGGTCGGGGCGTGTAAGCCGCCCAACCTCATCCCGCTCGCTTGCCGAGCAGGGAGTGCTAGCGCACGGCTGA
- the sucC gene encoding ADP-forming succinate--CoA ligase subunit beta — translation MRLHEYQAKEVFADAGIPTPASQLASDVDGVVDAADEIGYPVAVKAQVHVGGRGKAGGIKLVENSEEAREAADSILGMDLKGYHVDQVLVEEAVDFTNELYVGITMDRGEGKPVAMVSTKGGVNIEEVAEEDPDAIAREHIDPSFGMHPYQARKAVYDAGVDKAVARDVSSILKTLYDLWESKDGSDVEINPLMITDDDEVIAADAVMNVDEDALFRHPDLEEMEEEAAGGDELERKADEYDFDYVRLSGNVGIIGNGAGLVMTTLDLVDHYGGEPANFLDVGGGAKAERITNALDMVFSDENVDAVVFNIFGGITRGDEVARGINEALEQFDEIPKPVVVRLAGTNWEEGMEILNEDLVTVEQTLEDAVQRTVEYAAEVNEQ, via the coding sequence ATGAGACTACACGAATATCAGGCGAAGGAGGTCTTCGCCGACGCCGGCATCCCGACGCCGGCATCACAACTCGCCTCCGACGTCGACGGGGTCGTTGACGCGGCCGACGAGATCGGGTATCCAGTCGCAGTCAAGGCGCAGGTACACGTCGGTGGCCGCGGCAAGGCCGGCGGGATCAAACTCGTCGAGAACAGCGAGGAAGCCCGCGAGGCAGCGGATTCGATTCTGGGGATGGACCTCAAGGGCTACCACGTGGATCAGGTCCTCGTCGAGGAGGCCGTCGACTTCACGAACGAACTCTACGTCGGGATCACGATGGACCGCGGCGAGGGCAAGCCCGTCGCGATGGTCTCGACCAAAGGCGGGGTCAACATCGAGGAAGTCGCCGAGGAGGACCCCGACGCGATCGCGCGCGAACACATCGACCCCTCCTTCGGCATGCACCCCTACCAGGCCCGCAAGGCCGTCTACGATGCGGGCGTCGACAAGGCGGTCGCCCGCGACGTCTCGAGCATCCTGAAGACGCTGTACGACCTCTGGGAGAGCAAGGACGGTTCCGACGTCGAGATCAACCCGCTGATGATCACCGACGACGACGAGGTCATCGCGGCCGACGCCGTGATGAACGTCGACGAGGACGCACTCTTCCGACACCCCGACCTCGAGGAGATGGAAGAGGAAGCCGCGGGCGGTGACGAACTCGAGCGGAAGGCAGACGAGTACGACTTCGACTACGTCCGTCTCTCGGGTAACGTCGGCATCATCGGTAACGGCGCGGGCCTCGTCATGACGACGCTGGACCTCGTCGACCACTACGGCGGCGAACCCGCCAACTTCCTGGACGTCGGCGGCGGCGCGAAGGCCGAACGCATCACCAACGCCCTCGATATGGTCTTCTCGGACGAGAACGTCGACGCCGTCGTCTTCAACATCTTCGGCGGCATCACCCGCGGCGACGAGGTCGCCCGCGGTATCAACGAGGCGCTCGAGCAGTTCGACGAGATTCCCAAGCCCGTCGTCGTCCGACTGGCGGGCACCAACTGGGAGGAAGGTATGGAAATTCTGAACGAGGACCTCGTGACGGTCGAACAGACCCTCGAGGACGCGGTCCAGCGTACCGTCGAGTACGCCGCGGAGGTGAACGAACAATGA